From the Cryptomeria japonica chromosome 2, Sugi_1.0, whole genome shotgun sequence genome, one window contains:
- the LOC131056097 gene encoding purine permease 3, with translation MESNKKSLRQWLLLVFNCGALCIGTTAGPLLLRFYFLHGGSRIWFSAWLETGGWPLLIIPIWLSSRNKQSSEGTHVTPRLCLASIVLGILTGLDDFFYAWGVSYLPVSTSSLLIASQLGFNAVFAYFLVKQKFTAYSINAVVLLTLGSGMLALHTSSDRPEGVTKGQYWLGFAVTIVAAVLYGFILPLIEFVYKKTTVRITYTLVMEMQLIMSFSATAFCTVGMIVNKDFPAIGREARASDVGEFIYYMMLVWNAICWQLFFIGVFGVIFVSTSLLSGVLIAVFIPVTEVLAVIFYHEKFSGEKGMALGLSLWGFASYLYGEYKESKSQTSKIPEEHPATPQEEEEMTELVVEEAKANKTP, from the coding sequence ATGGAATCAAACAAGAAAAGCTTAAGGCAATGGCTTCTCTTGGTGTTTAACTGTGGGGCTCTGTGCATTGGCACAACAGCAGGTCCCCTGTTACTTCGCTTCTATTTCCTCCATGGGGGCAGTCGCATATGGTTCTCTGCCTGGCTTGAAACTGGAGGGTGGCCTCTTCTCATTATACCCATTTGGCTTTCTTCACGCAATAAACAGTCCTCTGAAGGTACCCATGTAACTCCCAGGCTTTGCCTTGCATCCATTGTACTGGGTATTCTCACTGGTCTAGATGACTTCTTTTATGCTTGGGGGGTTTCTTATCTCCCTGTCTCCACCTCCTCTCTGTTGATTGCCTCTCAGCTTGGCTTCAATGCAGTCTTTGCATACTTCTTAGTCAAGCAGAAGTTTACAGCATATTCAATCAATGCTGTCGTCTTGCTCACCCTGGGTTCAGGCATGTTGGCCCTGCACACCAGTAGTGACAGGCCAGAGGGAGTCACTAAGGGTCAATATTGGCTAGGGTTTGCTGTCACCATTGTTGCAGCTGTTCTTTATGGATTCATTCTTCCTTTGATTGAGTTTGTCTATAAGAAGACCACAGTCAGAATAACATACACTCTGGTTATGGAGATGCAGCTTATAATGTCCTTTTCAGCCACTGCTTTCTGTACAGTGGGTATGATTGTGAACAAGGATTTCCCTGCTATTGGAAGAGAGGCAAGGGCATCTGATGTGGGGGAGTTCATATATTACATGATGTTGGTCTGGAATGCAATCTGCTGGCAGCTCTTCTTCATTGGGGTGTTTGGTGTCATCTTTGTGAGTACTTCTCTGTTGAGTGGTGTTTTGATTGCTGTCTTTATCCCTGTTACAGAGGTGCTTGCAGTGATCTTTTACCATGAGAAGTTCAGTGGGGAGAAGGGCATGGCTCTGGGTTTGTCTTTGTGGGGATTTGCATCCTATTTGTATGGAGAATATAAGGAATCCAAATCACAAACAAGCAAAATACCAGAGGAGCACCCTGCAACGCCTCAGGAAGAAGAAGAAATGACTGAACTTGTTGTTGAAGAAGCCAAGGCTAACAAAACCCCATGA